The following are encoded together in the Kwoniella europaea PYCC6329 chromosome 1, complete sequence genome:
- a CDS encoding glutathione synthetase, with amino-acid sequence MSVSTTLPDWPPSLIPEQHSHLILLSSTYALSHGFTLLPPSSSQPPTSAIAAPLSLLPTPFPRGLYDLAVSLQPLYNALYARITLDWDFLDRVMGGSVSKVDTFQGELWRGWKSIRNDLVQPLQLGLFRSDYLLHDGEKDGISIKQVEFNTIAASFGALSQRAGEMHKYLSKATNGYFSVSPHLSNPSNFPANEPLKNLAAGLAEGWKAYGNKDAVILFVVQDGERNVFDQRWLEFELLESHNIPVIRHTFSELSTLAQIDPTTKNLLLPSPLQPSLPAREVSVIYYRSAYTPTDYPSSAEWSTRLLLEKSKAIKCPSMALQLSGAKKIQQVLSEPGVLEDFLLGDHRPHVGFGKGAGSLTQEDVDRLRLTWIGLYPMDNSELGKKAYALATSQPEKYVLKPQREGGGNNIYRENIPGYLKELAEEDKHRIEGEPEKKEGYILMELIEPPKGLRNLLVKGGENKSRLADIVSELGVYGVSLFGEKEVVNQTAGTLLRTKGRESDEGGVAIGISSIDSPLLVD; translated from the exons ATGTCAGTGTCCACCACTCTTCCCGACTGGCCCCCCTCGCTCATACCCGaacaacactcacatctcatcctcctatCCTCCACCTATGCCCTATCCCACGGATTCACTCTacttccaccttcatcaagcCAACCACCTACTTCAGCCATAGCCGCTCCCCTATCGCTACTTCCCACCCCATTTCCAAGGGGTTTATACGATCTGGCTGTATCGTTACAACCGCTGTACAACGCTTTATACGCCAGGATAACGCTGGATTGGGATTTCTTAGATAGAGTAATGGGAGGTAGCGTGTCGAAAGTGGATACTTTCCAGGGTGAATtatggagaggatggaaatcCATCAGAAATGATTTGGTCCAACCTCTTCAATTGGGTTTATTCAGGTCAGATTATCTGTTGCATGATGGTGAAAAGGATGGGATAAGTATAAAACAGGTAGAATTCAACACGATAGCTGCTAGTTTCGGTGCTTTGAGTCAGAGAGCTGGAGAAATGCACAA GTACCTCTCAAAAGCTACTAACGGATATTTTTCCGTCTCGCCACATCTCTCCAATCCATCAAACTTTCCCGCCAACGAACCTCTGAAAAACCTCGCAGCAGGTTTAGCGGAAGGATGGAAAGCTTATGGAAACAAAGATGCGGTGATATTGTTCGTTGTTCAGGATGGAGAGAGGAATGTGtttgatcaaagatggttgGAGTTCGAGTTACTCGAGAG CCATAATATCCCTGTCATCCGACATACATTCTCCGAACTATCGACTCTCGCCCAAATCGACCCCACCACCAAAAACCTCTTATTACCGTCTCCCCTTCAACCCTCCTTGCCGGCTAGGGAAGTATCAGTGATCTACTATCGATCAGCATACACTCCAACAGATTATCCCTCTTCGGCAGAATGGTCCACCCGACTTTTGCTAGAGAAAAGCAAAGCTATCAAATGTCCTTCTATGGCATTGCAGTTATCCGGAGCAAAGAAGATCCAACAGGTCTTGAGTGAACCTGGAGTTCTTGAAGATTTCTTATTAGGCGATCATAGACCTCATGTTGGATTTGGCAAGGGAGCGGGCAGTCTGACGCAAGAAGATGTAgatagattgagattgacttgGATAGGATTATATCCCATGGACAATTCTGAATTGGGAAAGAAAGCTTATGCACTCGCCACGAGTCAACCTGAGAAATATGTATTGAAACCTCAAcgtgaaggtggtggaaaTAATATCTATCGAGAGAATATCCCAGGTTATCTGAAAGAGttagcagaagaagataagcATAGGATAGAGGGTGAACctgaaaagaaagaaggttaTATATTAATGGAATTGATTGAACCTCCCAAAGGACTTAGGAACCTGTTGGTAAAAGGTGGTGAGAATAAATCGAGATTGGCGGATATAGTCAGTGAATTAGGTGTATATGGAGTCTCATTGTTcggtgagaaggaagtggtgaACCAGACTGCTGGGACGTTGTTGAGGACAAAGGGTAGAgagagtgatgaaggtggtgtagcGATTG GTATAAGTTCAATTGATTCTCCTTTACTTGTAGATTAG